Proteins found in one Geomonas subterranea genomic segment:
- a CDS encoding retropepsin-like aspartic protease family protein — protein MKCPASHALLLALSLFATEAGAEFYSYQDRSGTMHFVDDAAKIPREYRKKVQVRKEEYDDLPAEERARMRQRDREEREEALTREQEQSEQSRRQRQAEERRAAQEARAKALTTQVVITGRQVFVPVRLSNGSIETDALLLLDTGATSSVISPAVAERLQLQESSNVRIGVVGGRVMNARRVILSQMAVGPVKRLNQEAVVVRQGRGEFGDGLLGMSFLAGLKYTIDFKTQTINWIP, from the coding sequence ATGAAGTGCCCGGCATCCCACGCGCTCCTGCTGGCCCTGTCGTTGTTCGCCACGGAAGCGGGCGCCGAGTTCTATTCCTACCAGGACAGAAGCGGCACCATGCACTTCGTCGACGACGCCGCGAAGATCCCCAGGGAGTACCGCAAGAAAGTACAGGTGCGCAAGGAGGAGTACGACGACCTCCCCGCCGAGGAACGCGCCCGGATGCGGCAAAGGGACCGGGAAGAGCGGGAGGAGGCCCTGACGCGGGAACAGGAGCAGTCGGAGCAGTCCCGCCGGCAGCGCCAGGCCGAGGAACGGCGGGCTGCCCAGGAGGCGCGCGCCAAGGCGCTCACGACTCAGGTGGTGATCACGGGGCGGCAGGTCTTCGTGCCGGTAAGGCTCAGTAACGGCTCCATAGAGACCGACGCGCTGCTGCTTCTGGACACCGGGGCTACCTCCTCTGTCATCTCGCCGGCGGTCGCGGAAAGGCTGCAACTGCAGGAATCCAGCAACGTGAGGATCGGCGTGGTCGGCGGCCGGGTGATGAACGCGCGCAGGGTCATCCTGAGCCAGATGGCGGTGGGGCCGGTGAAGAGGCTCAACCAGGAGGCGGTCGTGGTGCGCCAGGGGCGCGGGGAATTCGGCGACGGACTCTTGGGCATGAGTTTTCTGGCCGGCCTCAAATACACCATCGATTTCAAGACGCAGACCATAAACTGGATTCCATAA
- a CDS encoding M23 family metallopeptidase — protein sequence MIRLPFLRHLFAIFIALIVFAGPASQAHAADSEKLRALAREFNALNTLIRDNQVERSEAKERFKELIQALSREYRAAGGVEYPEPTWCFPLKGYGYRAIGGVRGNGYQQGGYDYFAGNRHTGHPSHDIFIHDKRQKGIDDRTGTPVQVLSMTGGVVVAGEKEWQPGSRLRGGKYLWILDPATGSLVYYAHNRALRVEVGDLVRPGDVIAEVGRTGLNAYRKRSPTHLHLTVLSVAGGLPVPRNPYRALSTSRLTD from the coding sequence ATGATCCGACTTCCCTTTTTGCGGCACCTGTTCGCCATCTTCATCGCCCTGATCGTATTCGCCGGGCCCGCCTCGCAGGCCCACGCGGCCGACAGTGAGAAACTGCGCGCCCTGGCGCGGGAGTTCAACGCCCTGAACACGCTCATCCGGGACAACCAGGTGGAAAGAAGCGAGGCGAAGGAGCGCTTCAAGGAACTGATCCAGGCGTTGTCGCGGGAGTACCGCGCGGCGGGGGGCGTGGAGTACCCGGAGCCCACCTGGTGCTTCCCGCTCAAGGGGTACGGCTACCGCGCCATCGGCGGGGTCCGCGGCAACGGCTACCAGCAGGGGGGCTACGACTACTTCGCCGGCAACAGGCACACGGGACACCCCTCCCACGACATATTCATCCACGATAAGAGACAGAAGGGGATCGACGACCGCACCGGCACCCCCGTGCAGGTACTCTCCATGACAGGGGGAGTAGTGGTCGCCGGGGAGAAGGAGTGGCAGCCCGGCAGCCGGCTGCGCGGCGGGAAATACCTGTGGATCCTCGATCCCGCCACCGGATCGCTGGTCTACTATGCGCACAACCGGGCGCTGCGAGTTGAGGTGGGGGACCTGGTGCGTCCCGGCGACGTCATCGCCGAGGTGGGAAGAACCGGGCTCAACGCCTACAGGAAGAGATCGCCGACACACCTGCACCTGACCGTGCTCTCGGTCGCAGGCGGCCTTCCCGTCCCCAGGAATCCCTACCGCGCACTGTCAACGAGCAGGTTGACTGACTGA
- a CDS encoding nucleoside 2-deoxyribosyltransferase, translating into MTKTATKKKTLKVYLASPLGFSLENNPYRERIKERLDRLGCSVFDPWEQEEVAQRIEEAMSIEDGAGRMRAIQEAARFTGAVNARGLKGSDLVLAVLDGTEPDSGTVAELGYGAGIGKRCYGLRTDFRDCGDFPGVPLNLQVLYFIEESGGRLFRKIEEIEL; encoded by the coding sequence ATGACGAAAACCGCCACGAAAAAGAAAACGTTGAAGGTTTACCTCGCCTCCCCCCTGGGCTTCAGCCTGGAGAACAACCCGTATCGCGAACGGATCAAGGAGCGCCTCGACCGCCTCGGCTGCAGCGTCTTCGATCCGTGGGAACAGGAGGAGGTGGCGCAGCGCATCGAGGAGGCAATGTCCATCGAGGATGGTGCCGGGCGGATGCGGGCGATTCAGGAGGCGGCCCGGTTCACCGGCGCGGTCAACGCACGTGGACTGAAGGGAAGCGACCTGGTGCTGGCGGTCCTGGACGGGACCGAACCGGACAGCGGCACCGTGGCCGAGCTTGGCTACGGCGCCGGGATCGGGAAAAGGTGCTACGGCCTGCGCACCGACTTCAGGGACTGCGGCGATTTCCCCGGTGTGCCGTTGAACCTGCAGGTCCTCTACTTCATCGAGGAAAGCGGCGGCCGGCTGTTCAGAAAGATAGAGGAGATCGAGCTGTAA
- a CDS encoding MFS transporter: MSHNDLDNNLAEQYRTPGHRQSVQVLTCCVIGFICFLGAYMRIPVLPLLASSIGAGTAQIGLINAAFMLSAGILAVPSGLLSDRIGIRPVLITGLALMSCASLIIPFCDTPLLLGGIYLFFGMGLSAFTPTMMSSVARVVPRSHVGRAYSWYTTAVYLAMTFGPATGGWFGKALGIREVFFVSGGLIVAALIAVLLFLPAPEQHHHDEHVDEPASGILSNRRLLAALVGTLGGCFGFGMFISFLPLHARALGLNVGQIGIIFAAQALVNVLLRIPFGHLSDRVDRGLMSGIGLVLCAHAVGAVGLAHGMVTLLICACVLGAGMGIGFTALSALVVVVMPPRQRGLGLGLYNSCIYLGMMLSSATMGMIIKAADFATGFFSAGAVTFILAVLFSYLYRDTMLSLKTQDQQAPNTTGKDRG; encoded by the coding sequence ATGAGCCACAACGACCTCGACAACAACCTCGCGGAGCAGTACCGTACCCCCGGCCATCGCCAGAGCGTCCAGGTACTCACCTGCTGCGTCATCGGCTTCATCTGCTTCCTCGGAGCCTACATGCGCATCCCGGTTCTGCCGCTTCTGGCCAGCAGCATCGGCGCCGGCACGGCCCAGATCGGACTCATCAACGCGGCCTTCATGCTTTCCGCCGGCATCCTCGCCGTGCCGTCCGGGCTCCTCTCGGACCGCATCGGCATCAGGCCCGTCCTCATCACCGGCCTCGCCCTCATGAGCTGCGCCTCCCTTATCATCCCCTTCTGCGACACCCCGCTGCTGCTTGGCGGCATCTATCTCTTCTTCGGGATGGGGCTGTCCGCCTTCACCCCCACCATGATGTCCTCGGTGGCCCGCGTGGTGCCGCGCTCGCACGTAGGACGCGCCTACAGCTGGTACACCACCGCCGTCTACCTCGCCATGACCTTCGGTCCCGCCACCGGCGGCTGGTTCGGCAAGGCGCTCGGGATCCGGGAGGTATTCTTCGTCTCCGGCGGCCTGATCGTGGCGGCCCTTATAGCCGTTCTGCTGTTCCTGCCGGCCCCCGAGCAGCACCATCACGACGAACACGTCGACGAGCCCGCGTCCGGCATCCTCTCCAACCGCCGGCTCCTGGCGGCGCTGGTCGGCACGCTGGGGGGGTGCTTCGGGTTCGGGATGTTCATCTCCTTTCTCCCCCTGCACGCCCGCGCCCTGGGGCTCAACGTGGGGCAGATCGGCATCATCTTCGCGGCACAGGCCCTGGTGAACGTGCTTTTGCGCATACCGTTCGGTCACCTGAGCGACCGCGTGGACCGGGGACTCATGTCCGGCATCGGGCTCGTGCTCTGCGCGCACGCCGTGGGCGCGGTGGGCCTCGCCCACGGCATGGTCACCCTTCTCATCTGCGCCTGCGTCCTCGGGGCCGGCATGGGGATCGGTTTCACCGCCCTGAGCGCACTCGTCGTGGTCGTCATGCCTCCCAGGCAGCGCGGCCTCGGGCTTGGACTGTACAACAGCTGCATCTACCTGGGCATGATGCTCAGCTCCGCCACCATGGGCATGATCATCAAGGCCGCGGACTTCGCCACCGGCTTTTTCAGCGCCGGTGCCGTCACTTTTATTCTCGCAGTGCTTTTCTCTTATCTATACCGTGATACTATGTTGAGTCTGAAAACGCAGGACCAACAGGCGCCGAACACGACCGGAAAGGACAGAGGATGA
- a CDS encoding transglutaminase-like domain-containing protein — MKQYLEATTYIDWQHPAVLEQAQSLSAGATNQTEIARRCFEFVRDQIKHSWDYKLNPVTCRASEVLEHGTGYCYAKSHLLAALLRANRIPAGLCYQRLSVESGGPPFCLHGLNAVWLPDHGWYRVDPRGNKPGINAQFAPPNERLAFSISGRLEADLTEIWPEPLPMVVRVLTAHKTVAEVYQNLPDIELIGACLGETVTF; from the coding sequence ATGAAGCAGTACCTCGAAGCGACGACATACATAGATTGGCAACACCCTGCGGTGCTTGAACAGGCTCAAAGCTTGTCGGCAGGAGCGACCAACCAGACAGAGATCGCCAGACGCTGTTTCGAGTTCGTTCGGGACCAGATCAAGCACAGCTGGGATTACAAGCTGAACCCGGTTACCTGCCGCGCCTCAGAAGTCCTCGAACACGGTACCGGCTACTGCTACGCCAAGAGCCACCTGCTGGCCGCCCTCTTGCGCGCCAACCGGATTCCCGCCGGCCTGTGCTACCAGCGACTTTCGGTGGAAAGCGGCGGTCCTCCTTTCTGTCTGCACGGCCTGAACGCCGTATGGCTGCCGGACCATGGCTGGTACCGGGTCGACCCACGCGGCAACAAGCCCGGCATCAACGCGCAGTTCGCTCCCCCCAACGAGCGTCTCGCCTTTTCCATCAGCGGGAGGCTGGAAGCCGACCTCACCGAGATCTGGCCCGAGCCTCTGCCGATGGTGGTCCGGGTCCTCACCGCGCACAAAACAGTCGCCGAAGTCTACCAGAACCTCCCCGACATTGAACTGATCGGGGCCTGCCTGGGAGAAACCGTCACCTTCTGA
- a CDS encoding MBL fold metallo-hydrolase: protein MKKAAVLTALILSFTLLLAQAACAELTKLAGNVYSYVGSKDASPGHSFAANAGIVIGKDGVLVIDTLISAKEGERFLADIRKVTGKPIRYVVNTHTHLDHALGNCVFAKLGATVISHEADRNYLAANGAGLLQRAASYGLTSEDMAGTEIAVPTLAFTNEMLLDLGGEEVRLIRTAPSHTAGSLVVLLPAEKILFAGDILFTDFHPFLADGDFSGWIRSIDALLAMDVEKVVPGHGPLSGKKDLRDMKEYIQLFDKKATELAAKSNDADAISTELLKTLPKRNMAEWMVTYNVKSRYLARK from the coding sequence ATGAAGAAAGCCGCCGTACTGACAGCACTCATCCTGTCTTTCACCCTGCTGTTGGCCCAGGCCGCCTGCGCCGAACTCACCAAGCTCGCCGGCAACGTCTACTCCTACGTCGGCTCCAAAGACGCCTCCCCGGGGCACAGCTTCGCCGCCAACGCCGGTATCGTGATTGGCAAGGATGGCGTTCTGGTTATCGACACCCTGATATCCGCCAAGGAAGGGGAGCGGTTCCTTGCCGACATCCGGAAGGTCACCGGGAAGCCGATCAGGTACGTGGTGAACACCCACACCCACCTGGACCACGCACTGGGGAACTGCGTCTTCGCCAAACTCGGTGCGACCGTCATCTCGCACGAAGCCGACCGTAACTACCTCGCCGCAAACGGCGCGGGACTTCTGCAGAGGGCCGCAAGCTATGGCCTTACATCCGAGGACATGGCGGGGACCGAGATAGCCGTCCCGACCCTCGCCTTCACTAACGAAATGCTGCTCGATCTTGGCGGCGAGGAAGTCCGCCTGATCCGTACCGCCCCCTCCCACACCGCGGGAAGCCTGGTGGTCTTGCTTCCCGCCGAAAAAATCCTCTTCGCCGGCGACATCCTCTTCACCGATTTCCATCCCTTCCTGGCCGACGGCGACTTCAGCGGCTGGATCCGGAGCATCGATGCCCTGCTGGCAATGGACGTGGAAAAAGTCGTTCCGGGCCACGGCCCCCTTTCCGGTAAGAAGGATCTGCGGGACATGAAGGAATACATCCAGCTGTTCGACAAGAAAGCGACCGAACTGGCAGCGAAGTCAAATGACGCCGACGCCATCAGCACCGAGCTTTTGAAGACGCTTCCCAAGCGCAACATGGCGGAGTGGATGGTGACATACAACGTCAAGAGCCGGTACCTCGCCAGGAAGTAG
- a CDS encoding lactonase family protein, with protein MNFRLSALGLTLLTMVSACGDSNTSKIVEKHQFAYAANINDKTISVYTINQTTGALTAGTAVTAGTGPRSVTVSPSGKFAYAANYYSNTISVFAINQATGELAAGTAVSAGSGPFSVTVDPSERFAYATNFGSSNISVYTVNQTTGALTTGTTIAAGSNPWSNPSSIVIHPTGKFAYVAIPGDDAIWVFNINQVTGQLTAHSIVAAGSGPISVTVDPTGKFAYAANDVSNTISVYTIDQTTGALTSGSSVPAGSNTWSVAVDPLGKFAYAANVADCTISVYSVDQTTGALTPSGAVPAETGPISITFDHSGKFVYVANQGSNSISVYTINRSTGSLTPRGTVVTGANPSSITTAAPL; from the coding sequence GTGAATTTCAGATTGTCTGCATTAGGTCTCACTCTCCTGACAATGGTCAGCGCCTGCGGGGATAGTAACACCTCAAAAATCGTGGAAAAGCATCAGTTTGCATACGCTGCAAATATCAACGACAAGACTATTTCAGTCTACACCATCAACCAAACAACAGGTGCATTGACAGCCGGAACGGCTGTGACCGCGGGAACAGGACCTCGCTCCGTAACTGTTAGCCCGTCTGGCAAGTTCGCCTATGCAGCGAATTACTATTCCAACACCATTTCAGTTTTTGCCATCAATCAGGCCACTGGGGAGCTGGCGGCCGGGACCGCTGTAAGTGCTGGCTCAGGGCCTTTTTCTGTTACTGTAGATCCCTCAGAACGTTTTGCTTACGCTACCAATTTTGGATCAAGCAACATATCCGTGTACACTGTCAATCAAACAACTGGAGCGTTAACAACTGGCACTACAATCGCTGCCGGTTCGAACCCGTGGTCCAATCCCTCCTCGATAGTGATCCATCCAACCGGGAAATTTGCATACGTGGCAATTCCAGGCGACGATGCCATATGGGTCTTCAATATCAACCAAGTCACGGGGCAACTGACAGCGCACTCCATTGTCGCCGCCGGTTCCGGGCCAATTTCTGTTACAGTTGATCCAACAGGGAAATTCGCGTATGCCGCCAATGACGTGTCTAACACTATCTCGGTCTATACCATTGACCAAACCACAGGGGCACTGACATCTGGATCTTCAGTACCCGCCGGTTCCAATACGTGGTCTGTAGCTGTAGATCCGTTAGGAAAATTCGCCTATGCAGCAAATGTAGCGGACTGCACCATTTCGGTCTATTCGGTTGACCAGACTACAGGCGCATTGACACCAAGCGGGGCCGTTCCTGCTGAAACTGGACCCATTTCGATCACATTCGATCACTCGGGGAAATTTGTTTACGTGGCGAACCAGGGTTCCAATAGTATCTCCGTCTATACCATCAATCGAAGCACAGGCTCATTGACACCGAGGGGCACCGTGGTTACCGGGGCCAACCCTTCTTCAATAACGACAGCTGCCCCATTATAG
- a CDS encoding lipocalin family protein encodes MKKLSLLLAALLTGCVGIPQGVKPIDDFDVQRYLGKWYEIARLDHSFERGLTRVTAEYALRDDGGIKVVNRGYSAKEDRWKEAVGKAYFMAEPTKGYLKVSFFGPFYGSYVIMDLDEENYQYSLVCGPDKSYLWILSRTPMMRPELKNQLVLKAAALGFDTNGLINVTQD; translated from the coding sequence ATGAAAAAACTGTCACTGCTGTTAGCCGCGCTCCTTACCGGCTGCGTGGGAATACCTCAGGGGGTCAAACCGATAGACGACTTTGATGTTCAGCGGTACCTGGGGAAGTGGTACGAGATTGCACGACTGGATCATTCGTTTGAACGGGGACTGACTCGTGTCACGGCGGAGTACGCTTTACGGGATGATGGCGGCATCAAGGTGGTCAATCGCGGTTATTCCGCCAAGGAAGACAGGTGGAAGGAAGCGGTCGGCAAAGCATATTTCATGGCAGAACCGACCAAGGGGTACCTGAAGGTTTCCTTCTTCGGACCTTTTTACGGCTCCTACGTGATCATGGATCTGGATGAAGAGAACTATCAGTATTCCCTTGTCTGTGGGCCGGACAAGTCGTATCTGTGGATTCTTTCAAGGACGCCGATGATGCGACCCGAGCTGAAGAACCAACTGGTTTTAAAAGCGGCAGCTTTGGGTTTCGACACTAACGGCTTGATAAATGTTACCCAGGACTAA
- a CDS encoding translocation/assembly module TamB domain-containing protein — MRRLALYIGLPVLGLVIAPAAGLFWLLDTSSGARFAVTTVGGLSGATVSVRQVEGRLWDRLRLTGVRLDRSKVVVQLERLDLSWEPVRLLHGKLLVHDLSLTALRIQDDTPLAAKAPELRWPQVSQTVGRLEARVERFSLKGMSYRHFQGEPFLLSELTAGLAMRDGVTTMSGGSVSAAQGSASGEVTAGLLRPSLRLDLRLAPSRPVSDMDAFAVNAHLEPGREPEQLAGPVALTGSRGAARRLEIASDLGVTRTGFNFRNFRLLRPGRRGTLTGNGSMTLTKEEPLFALALKAGDLDLEREFNHPVLINGELTFSGSPARYLGTFNLTNRGPGWESMGLAARYRGDKNGMRLDPLSGKWLKGSVRGALDVDWSRGWRVSGKLSGRGLDPEALAAEWKGVVNLDLTGSVGQRDHGAVGGSVQARLLQSRLKGHDLTGELEGSFSGPQLAVKRLLLAGKGFRFRGSGEPGRRFDFAADVTDLSGVLPGSAGSATAEGWLRWREGMLSGTAAATGRELAVDGVRAGAVELRASLGEGKDHPVSLRGTAREVRSGPVAVDAASFALRGTSMRHTVEAQLASGVANVEFLASGGYADGTWRGELSRFSGNDGVGPFSLAAPARLTVGQGRFSTTPLVIGGAPGERVELAGNMNRDRSGAFSGSWSGLNLARADVWLPKGELSGASSGSFDLRLARGGRATLNAYAEASGAVVTGGKRVGLSRLVATVRGGEGGIDAGADLALENGSGNARLAFHSDEPAALALPRRGDLTLNWTDLDLALLRPYLSPELTLEGRLAGEVKGRLLPGRRMDLSGTTALGGGRVIWRGKGDEFDASIDHAEVSFERREAGKAGAKLVLHGSADATGAYRSKGEKVIGSQFTLRADADDKGTRASADLWLDTGGSLRAALSSDSPAGTTLPETGDFSIEWSDIKPALLRPWLPGAMDLQGELHGSAKGRLLPGKRLEIAGQAGFSQGSARWQGSTGEASAAIRSALLNFDWRGESLTGNLDLFLADYGEAKGDFLLPVPARLPVVPNQEGGVRGALSGKLQEHGFLTAFFPGLVQETRGTLTVDVKAGGTWGDPTANGTLELADAGAYLPSAGITLTGVQLLARLERDEMRIERLRALSGGGELVGNLLMRLKGWRVLDYRGTLSGQRFQTVYLPELTMYTSPQLTIEGDAGKATVNGEIGVPEMLITGPPTQHVVATSEDVVFEGAPPKGRDTGKPLLLEGKVKVVLGDKVRVEASGIDAQLGGSMDLVLNGIDKIESSGEIKVVKGRYRAYGMDLEIVRGRIYYVNAPVTRPTLDVLALRTVGDVKAGVTVGGFLNAPVVKLYSEPAMPEVDILAYMVLGHAMGTSGEQGGALATAAAGLFSFGKSESLQEQIKDRLGLSTLGLERVDTSSTGRMGYKEIATTPTGAISAKAPAAGESVFSVGKYLTPKLYLNYGRSLITGQNLFRLRYDVFKRMQIETQSGSESGVDVYYKLEFR, encoded by the coding sequence TTGAGGCGGCTCGCGCTCTACATAGGGCTTCCCGTGCTGGGGCTGGTCATCGCCCCCGCCGCCGGGCTCTTCTGGCTTCTCGATACCAGCTCGGGCGCCCGTTTCGCCGTCACCACGGTGGGAGGGCTTTCCGGCGCCACGGTCTCGGTGCGCCAGGTCGAGGGGCGGCTCTGGGACCGCCTGCGGCTGACCGGGGTGAGGCTCGACCGGAGCAAGGTGGTGGTGCAACTGGAGCGTCTGGACCTCTCCTGGGAACCCGTACGTCTTTTGCACGGCAAGCTCCTGGTGCACGATCTCTCCCTCACCGCGCTGCGCATCCAGGACGACACGCCGCTGGCCGCCAAGGCCCCGGAGTTGCGCTGGCCTCAGGTGAGCCAAACGGTGGGGCGCCTGGAGGCACGGGTGGAACGCTTCAGCCTGAAGGGGATGAGCTACCGCCACTTCCAGGGTGAGCCCTTCCTGTTGAGCGAGCTGACCGCCGGGTTAGCCATGCGCGACGGGGTCACCACCATGTCCGGAGGGAGCGTGTCGGCCGCGCAGGGGAGCGCTTCAGGCGAAGTGACGGCCGGGCTGTTGCGCCCTTCGCTACGGCTCGATCTGCGCCTCGCACCGTCGCGCCCCGTGTCCGACATGGACGCCTTTGCGGTCAACGCGCACCTCGAGCCGGGACGGGAACCCGAGCAACTCGCCGGCCCCGTCGCGCTGACCGGCAGCCGTGGCGCCGCCAGACGCCTGGAAATCGCCAGCGACCTGGGCGTCACCCGGACCGGCTTCAACTTCAGGAATTTCCGGCTGCTGCGCCCCGGCCGCAGGGGAACCTTGACCGGCAACGGCAGCATGACCCTCACCAAGGAGGAACCGCTCTTCGCACTGGCCCTAAAGGCCGGCGATCTCGACTTGGAGCGGGAGTTCAACCATCCCGTTCTGATCAACGGCGAGCTCACCTTCTCTGGCAGCCCCGCCCGCTACCTGGGCACCTTCAACCTCACCAACCGGGGCCCCGGCTGGGAAAGCATGGGACTTGCGGCGCGCTACCGCGGCGACAAGAACGGGATGCGCCTGGACCCGCTCTCAGGCAAATGGCTCAAGGGGAGCGTGCGCGGCGCGCTCGACGTCGACTGGAGCCGCGGCTGGCGGGTCAGCGGGAAACTGTCCGGCCGGGGGCTGGATCCCGAAGCCCTCGCCGCGGAATGGAAAGGGGTGGTGAACCTGGACCTCACAGGCTCGGTGGGACAGCGTGACCACGGGGCCGTCGGGGGGAGCGTACAGGCGCGGCTGCTGCAAAGCAGGCTGAAGGGGCACGATCTGACCGGCGAGTTGGAGGGGAGCTTCAGCGGTCCCCAGCTTGCCGTGAAGCGCCTGCTGCTGGCGGGCAAAGGGTTCCGGTTCCGGGGCAGCGGCGAGCCCGGGCGGCGCTTTGACTTCGCCGCAGACGTGACCGACCTCTCCGGGGTGCTGCCGGGGAGCGCCGGATCAGCCACGGCCGAAGGGTGGCTCCGCTGGCGCGAGGGGATGCTCTCGGGCACGGCCGCCGCCACGGGGCGGGAATTGGCGGTCGACGGCGTCCGCGCCGGTGCTGTGGAGCTGCGGGCGAGCCTCGGTGAAGGGAAGGATCACCCCGTATCCCTGCGCGGGACGGCACGTGAGGTGCGAAGCGGACCGGTCGCGGTGGATGCAGCCTCTTTCGCGCTGCGCGGCACCTCCATGCGGCACACCGTGGAGGCGCAGCTCGCCTCGGGCGTGGCGAACGTCGAGTTCCTCGCCTCGGGGGGGTACGCCGACGGTACGTGGCGCGGCGAGCTTTCCCGCTTCTCAGGCAACGACGGCGTGGGGCCCTTCTCGCTTGCCGCTCCGGCTCGGCTTACCGTGGGGCAGGGGCGCTTCAGCACCACGCCGCTGGTAATCGGCGGGGCCCCGGGCGAGCGCGTGGAGCTTGCCGGCAACATGAACCGCGACCGCTCCGGCGCCTTCAGCGGCAGCTGGAGCGGCCTCAACCTCGCCCGGGCCGACGTATGGCTCCCCAAGGGGGAACTCTCCGGCGCGTCTTCAGGGAGTTTCGACCTGCGCCTTGCCCGCGGCGGGCGCGCTACCCTGAACGCCTATGCCGAGGCGAGCGGGGCGGTCGTCACCGGCGGCAAGCGGGTGGGGCTCTCCCGCCTGGTAGCCACGGTGCGGGGAGGGGAGGGAGGCATCGACGCCGGCGCCGACCTCGCCCTCGAAAACGGCTCCGGCAACGCCCGTCTCGCCTTCCATTCCGACGAGCCCGCCGCCCTCGCGCTTCCCCGGCGCGGCGACCTCACCCTCAACTGGACCGATCTCGATCTCGCGCTCCTGCGCCCCTACCTTTCGCCCGAGCTGACCCTGGAGGGGAGGCTTGCCGGCGAGGTCAAGGGGCGGCTCCTCCCCGGGCGCCGCATGGACCTGAGCGGTACCACCGCACTCGGCGGCGGCCGGGTCATCTGGCGGGGCAAGGGGGACGAGTTCGACGCATCCATCGACCATGCCGAAGTCAGCTTCGAGCGGCGCGAAGCCGGGAAAGCCGGCGCCAAGCTGGTCCTTCATGGCAGTGCCGACGCCACCGGGGCATACCGCTCCAAAGGGGAGAAGGTGATCGGGAGCCAGTTCACCCTGCGCGCCGACGCCGACGACAAGGGGACCCGCGCTTCAGCCGATCTCTGGCTCGACACCGGCGGCAGCCTCCGTGCGGCACTCTCCTCGGACTCCCCCGCCGGCACCACCCTTCCCGAGACCGGAGATTTCAGCATCGAGTGGAGCGACATCAAGCCCGCCCTGCTGCGTCCCTGGCTTCCCGGGGCCATGGATCTCCAGGGGGAACTCCACGGCAGCGCCAAGGGGCGGCTCCTCCCCGGCAAGCGGCTGGAGATTGCGGGCCAGGCCGGGTTTTCCCAGGGGAGCGCCCGCTGGCAGGGAAGCACCGGCGAGGCGAGCGCCGCGATCCGCTCGGCACTGCTCAACTTCGACTGGCGCGGCGAGAGCCTGACCGGCAACCTGGACCTTTTCCTCGCCGACTACGGTGAGGCGAAGGGGGATTTCCTCCTGCCGGTTCCGGCCCGGCTGCCGGTGGTGCCGAACCAGGAGGGGGGGGTGCGCGGCGCCCTCTCCGGAAAGCTGCAGGAACACGGCTTTCTCACCGCATTCTTCCCGGGGCTCGTGCAGGAGACCCGCGGCACGCTCACCGTCGACGTCAAGGCGGGAGGAACCTGGGGTGACCCGACCGCGAACGGAACCCTGGAACTAGCCGATGCCGGGGCCTATCTCCCCAGCGCCGGGATCACCCTCACCGGGGTGCAGCTCCTGGCGCGCCTGGAACGCGACGAGATGCGCATCGAGCGGCTGAGGGCCCTCTCCGGTGGCGGCGAACTGGTCGGCAACCTCCTGATGAGGCTCAAGGGATGGCGGGTGCTCGATTACCGGGGCACCCTGAGCGGCCAGCGTTTCCAGACCGTGTACCTGCCCGAACTCACCATGTACACCTCGCCTCAGCTCACCATCGAAGGGGACGCCGGCAAGGCAACCGTCAACGGCGAGATCGGCGTTCCCGAGATGCTGATCACCGGCCCCCCGACGCAGCACGTGGTCGCCACCAGCGAGGACGTGGTCTTCGAGGGGGCTCCTCCCAAGGGTAGGGACACAGGAAAGCCGCTGCTTCTGGAGGGGAAGGTGAAGGTGGTGCTCGGGGACAAGGTGCGCGTGGAGGCGTCCGGCATCGATGCGCAGTTGGGTGGCAGCATGGACCTCGTGCTGAACGGGATCGACAAGATCGAGAGTTCCGGCGAGATCAAGGTGGTCAAGGGGCGCTACCGCGCCTACGGCATGGATCTCGAGATCGTGCGGGGGCGGATCTACTACGTGAACGCCCCGGTGACGCGTCCCACCCTCGACGTCCTCGCCCTGCGCACGGTTGGGGACGTCAAGGCGGGGGTGACCGTGGGCGGGTTCCTGAACGCCCCGGTGGTGAAGCTTTACTCCGAGCCCGCCATGCCCGAGGTGGACATCCTCGCGTACATGGTGCTCGGGCACGCCATGGGGACCAGCGGCGAACAGGGGGGCGCGCTGGCCACCGCGGCGGCCGGACTCTTCTCCTTCGGGAAATCGGAGTCGCTGCAGGAGCAGATCAAGGACCGGCTCGGCCTTAGTACGCTGGGACTGGAGCGGGTCGACACCTCGAGCACCGGGCGGATGGGGTACAAGGAGATAGCCACCACCCCGACCGGCGCCATCTCCGCCAAGGCGCCGGCCGCCGGCGAATCCGTCTTCTCGGTCGGCAAATACCTGACCCCGAAGCTCTACCTCAACTACGGCCGGTCCCTGATCACCGGGCAGAACCTGTTCCGGCTGCGCTACGACGTCTTCAAGCGGATGCAGATCGAGACCCAGAGCGGTTCCGAGTCCGGCGTCGATGTGTACTACAAGCTGGAGTTCAGGTGA